The Telopea speciosissima isolate NSW1024214 ecotype Mountain lineage chromosome 11, Tspe_v1, whole genome shotgun sequence genome includes the window TCAGTTTCtcatcctcttcctttcttcttctttttcctccaaGTCTGAAACTCTGCAGTCTCCATTTCAGTTTCCATcgtctcttctttttccttcttcttcttttcctcctcctcctctaagTCCAGAATGACTCTACAACAGAATCGATTCTTGATTGAGCTCAAGAGTAGGAATAGTAAATCTATTTCCTAATTCTAATTTAGGCTATATATAAATATCCTAATTACTCACTCATTAGTGTTATTATAATTTAATCCAAATAGCTTAATGAGAGATGATTACTAATTATGTCATAACCCATATTAATATAGTCAAATCATTACTAGTTCCTAATTACTTAGCATAAGAGACATCTCGACAGAATTTTCTAGGTGGCTTATTTCTATCATGGCACTACAATCCCCACTTGAAGATAATGCTGCCACCTAATTTCTTCTCAGCACCATGTGACAGTCCACCTCATGCTTCAACCACCACATGCTTTCTCTAAGCATGTATGTAGCAATCCTAGTTATGTCACCTCCTCCTTGACTTAATCATATGGTTGCTCCTCTTTGAATTCCTACAACTCAAGCAAACCATGGCTATCCACCTTTGAACCACTTGGTTCAGACCAGACcagaccaaaccaaaccaaaccaagtcAAGCCACATCCTACTTAACTATTCACACCTACTTCACTATTCACTTAGTGTATAACACTATTATAAAATCCTAtaatttataaaatttatatgtaaaatcataaaataataTGCCCTACATTGACATATTATAAAATATcactttttataaataaaatatatataaaataatagtaACACTCACCTTCTCAATgcaaatattaataaaatattctcacaaaaacattaaaataattatggacatctaaaataataatatagtaATCATGACATGCATGCAGGGTGTTACACATATCATAAGCACATTGATTTAGATGCATCCATTGATGAAGCTGAAGAACCAATAGATCTTCAACTTTGTAATAGGAGTGGATGTGGGATTCGTTCGGGAGGTAGCAATGGTGCACAACATGAGTGAGTGGTCATAGTTCTGCACAACATGGAGCAAGAACTATTTCTATATACCTATACAAAGTCATACCCATACAAAGTCCACATTGGGGTTGGTGGGATATTTTCTATGTTTTGTGGTTGTCAATAGTCATCTTAGCATCCGGTTCCTCAAAGTACACAATCAGGGACACTTCAGCGTCGTGGTAAGCGGCATGCCATACAAGAGGAGGAGAGGAGGTGGATGCATTGACGGATGCTTCTAATCATGCCAATAGAGCTATGGTTGAGGATGGATaggatgacgatgatgatgatgatgatggtttcGATATACAATCATTTTATGTTCCAGAGCCTCCAACGTATGATGGGGAGACTTCACGTAAGATGGATGGGTTGGAATCTTTGATCAATCACATGAACAGATTCCATATGGATTCATGGAACACAAtgtataaataattataaaCGACATACCTTTTGACTGATGGCTGTAGTCGATCCACAAAGCTCTAAAACCTTCCCCAAGCTCTTCCACAATCTTTCTCTTGAAACTCCTGTGagcaagaaatgaaaatgaccaAGTGATGGCTATGGGGATCTTGAgttgaatatatattatattcacCTAACCCTAACATACTCCCACAAAGTATTAGGTCAGGAATACCCTTGACTTAACCTAGAGTAGGTATCCTTTATTATTATGGGCCCAATAACCAATATGCATTAATGAAGCCCAAAACCCAACAGGATGATGTCCATAGATGGTATGTTGAGTAGCAGAGGGAGAGACATATTCCTTATATTGACACAGGACACAGGTCTGAGACTTAGCCTCCAAACCCCACACAACATCATTGTGGGTTTTTCTAGTATCACACTTTCGTCGATTTATCCGCCTCAAGCCACCTATCTACTTCATCCTATATATCCCTCACATCCTGTTTATCCTTCAAAGTTGAGCCATGACTCGTATGAAGATAGtagtgtgggggggggtgtaaTAGTTCGAGTTTACATATTAAGATAGCAGTCAAGGGAGTCAGATTGCTGAGAGTGATATGTCATTCTTCTACCAATAGTTATTTTCACCTCTAGTGGCGTACCAACAACACTATTTATCACAATAAAGGGATGATAACGACGCTGATGATGATACATACTACGGACCACAACATATAGTGTACTAGGACTAAGGTAATATGAGGCATGTACAATTAAATATTTCTTTGGATTAcatctaattttttaaaatttaattatggattgataattgaacaaaattaattGAATTCTGCTTGTTTTTATAGAATTGCAGTTTGGTTCAAATTGGGTTAGTTGAAGTTTATCACTTTACTCTTGTCATTTTTTATGGAGTactttttattgaaatttatcAAATATATTTTATTGTACTGTGATCATTAGATATGATTGTCTGGaattttattactattttctCAAATACTCAATTTATTACGTTGTAATGTTGATACAGTTGGATACCGATATGTCCGATTTCTTcctgattcttaaaacccttGATCGTACATTTTATGCGATATATAACATAAAATATATTTCTTCTAGCacaatttaatttttatattgaatggcttttttggattattttacaaattttttatttttttttattttcgacAAACACCAAAAAAGTATGCTGACTCAGCATTTTAGCCGTACCAATCCGATACGGCTGATACCATATGGGTTTTTGGGTTGATCGATACCcgtccgataccatgcactaaaaccatggtcctGACTATGGTAGCAAAACTCaaccgaaacctgtcgaaactgTCGAGACAACTCGATTTTGCCAGGTTTCGAGACGAGTTGGGGAGATAATTTAAAAAATCCATGAACTCGATCAGCTTTCGACCGAAACAGTGGTTTCAGTCGAAACCTGGTCGAACCAGAAGGAAATAAGGATATAAAATCCAAAGTTTCGATCGAAATACCTCATTTATCTTCAAAACTCGACAAAAGCTTATTGGGAGTTAGTGGTTGCGACCCTTGAGTCCATTTTTGAGGTGGATTTTTGCATTTTTGCTGCAATTTCTCCACAATCTTGCTATATTAACCTTGGATTTGCATCTTTTTCTCTAATTTCATCATCTCTTGAAGGAGGTAATAatgtttcaaacccaaaaactcaattttttttgtacttttttagtaAATATATGGTAGAATgcttttaatttattatatgTGAGTTACAATGGCTATATCTAGCTTGTCTGGAACTATGAAAGCTATGAGTTTGGGGGAGACTAGAGGATCTAGATATTGGGACGTGCCATCCTTCATAGCAGAGACCCTTAGTCCAGCACAACATCATGATAATGCCTTCGAGAGCATCGGATCAGCATCACATGCTGGGTATGGACCATATGGGGGTGGATATGGGAGCGGTCATGATACATTAGCTGCTACATATGTATATGAGGATGGGTCAGGTGTTGGGTCATCTCTTGTCGACAGTATCTTCGGGTATCCATCCCAGCCATGTGTGCTGGCTCCACATTCTTACACTCTCTGTGAGCCATTCCCTAGATTGAGATATCTTGGACAAGTTGATGATGGGATTTATCATTGGACAGTAATGGACTATGAGACCAAAAACATGTCATGAAATTGAAGAGGGGCAGCTTAAGaaacatgtcatgggatacgtATATTGTGCATTCGGAGGAACGACTTTGCAATCTTCAGGGGTACGCTATTCGTGAattagacccaccaagaaaTTCCGTATGAAATTGAAGATGGACtgcttaatgttttatttggataataTGTATTATTCAGAGTTCATGCACTTTAAAATTATGTGAactaagtatttataataccactTTAGTGTCTGTATTAGCGCGTACATTAGTAAACTTGGTCAATAATTACAAGTAAAATTTTGAGTGATGTTTTGGTGAAAATAATTAATGGATTatgtttaaaatatcaaaaataggttgcctgcaaaaaatcagacctaaaaaagCTGTTTTGATGGTCGAAACCAtggtttccccatcaatgggaaaaaatccctccttttttttacCAGGTTTCGATCAAAACTTGGTTTCAGCCAGGTTGAAACCTGATCGAAACTCGAGTTTTTTTCCCTTGGTACTGACTATTGTGGCCAATCACGTTAATTCACAAGGGCTGTGGGTCTGCCCTAACTTTTGATTTAGAAGCTTGGAATTTGATGCAATCACTGATATTATAACCATGTACAGAAATGGATAGGGCTACGGGAATCCAAGGCCCTAATCAGAGTTTTCCTAGCCCAGTCCATTTCAATTTACTATTGAACTCTGGGCGGCCCAAGCATAGTCTTCCCTCCAAGGGGGGAGGGCTACGAGAATCCAAGCCTTTTTACGCAATCCCTTCATGAAGGGTTTCACAACTCAGGTAAGAAGGTTCCTCTCGAAACTCAAAAGCTTATCCTAAGCTCTGCAACTCCTCCAATGGCCATGGCAGCCAAGGCCCTGCCAATGTATCTTTATCCTTCAAATTCTTCCTTTCGCTTCAGATATCCTGAGCTCAAACCCTCTATTTTTCCGTTCAAAATCTTGAGAATTCAATGTGCCAAGAGGTCAGAGAGGAAGGGGAAGCTAAGGTACCCctcggagaagaagaagcttaAGCTGAAGAACAAAACCTTAACTGATGTCAAGAGCAAGGATGAGGGTTTCTGGAGGTTATCTAAGCTTGGTGTTCCGGTTCACAAGGACCCGGGAAAAGATTATCTCGGGATATCAGATGCTCTGCTTGAGGAGATTGCTAAAGTTCTTGAATTTCCGGTAGCTTTCTCCTCTGAACTTAATTTATGTCTACTTTCGTATTTTTCGGACCAATCAAGGTCGAGCGACCTGTGAAGTTGCTCTGCTTGCTCTCCGGTTTGGTTGAAGttgattaattatttttttggggtgaataagTTGATTAATTGTTACTGGTTCAAACCCAGTAGCTTTATCTGTGCCCTTCAAGCTCTTTCTGAAATGTTGTCATTTTGGAGGTTACTGGTTCAAGTTATCATTTGTATACTcagttgatttttgatgtttgTTGTGCTAGGTTGCTTCCATGTTGCCGCCTGAAGCTTTCACTGTCATTCGCAAATCTTTTGATGCAAGGAAGGTTAGTTCATCAAGAAATTCATGTTACCCTTTTGTTTCCTGATTTTGACTGTCATTTGTAGAGAAGTTAAGTGTGACCTTAATTAACTTCAGAATAATtttttgatataaaaaaatcGTTTGCAATAATGCAAGACATTTCACACTATATTGTTCCAGTTCTTCAAGTCTTAACATTGTTTGTCCAGATAACTAGTTTAACCTTTTGTTTGTGCTTCACtaaatattgttattttattgtgTGGCACTGTTCTTTGTTGGTAGAAGGATCATGAAAGTTGGTCATGTTGGATTGGTTGGTCATTAAGCACTCTAGAGTAGGGACAGCCAACAAAATGGTagaaagttcaaatttataaacCTTGACTATAGTTGTTAGTTGAAGCCCAAGGTTTATTGGTAACCAAAGAAAACCCCTTGTACAGTTTGCTCGTAAAGCCTCCAAATTCTTGTAAGAACTAGAAATCCATCCAGCAACCCTCATCTCCCTGATTGAAAGCAAGCTTTCTTAAGATCCAATAACATactaaagggaaaaaaagggatTAAACCTTGAGGGATATAAATTAGAGCTATTTAAGAGCTCTCTGccattattccttttttttttttttggtaaagactcTCTGCCATTATTCCAAAGGTGACCAAAATGTGATTAATTTAGTACCAGAAATAATCTTGTAACAATGTTTCAAGGCCGAAAAGATTAAGGTCTTGAGAAAACCTAGAAGTAGGTGTTGTAGGGCATGATAAAAGTATTTCAAGGTATTTATTAATGTAGttattttcatttcttgaaTGGATTATGATCAAAAGTTAAGGACTTATAGTTAGCATGTGATGTATGACTGAACTTAATCATTTAAGACAAATTTCAAGCTCATATGGATGCATTTCATATTCAATGGTTAAATTTCCCTTGATCAACTGACCTGTAACTCTGAAGTTCTCATGCTTTCACCAAAAGAATGGTGTACATTGTGTGGGGCCGAATATTGgatatatttttgtttatgtttGGGTTGCATACTTTATCCATAATGTGTATCTGCTTGAATTGTTCTCCTTATTCTTTGCAGTTATTGAAGGAGCCCAAATTTGTATATACTGTGCACATGGATGTCAAGAAACTTTTGGATTTGGAGCCTCGCATGTGGGACTTTGTTTCTCAGTTGGAACCTGAAGTTGGGCTTGTAGAGCATATGCCTCATGAGAGAGTTACTGGTGATTTGATCAGTATAATACGTGATTTCCAGAGGACTGATGAAGGAAAGGGATTAGAAAGTGATCACAGCATCTTCTCTGAGGGTTCATGTAGATTTGGAACTAcggaaaaaccaaaaattgtAGTTGTGGGTAGCGGGCCATCAGGATTGTTTGCATCTCTAGTGCTTGTGGAACTTGGTGCTCAGGTCACACTGATAGAGAGAGGTCAAGCTGTGGAACAGAGAGGGCGTGATATTGGTGCTTTGATAGTTCGTCGGATTTTACAGTTGGAAAGCAACTTTTGCTTTGGGGAGGTCATATTCTGATTCACTTAGTAAAGTTCGTTTCAGTATCTTAACCTCTAGGTACTATCgcattttttttcctcctatGTTCTCTATTACGTTGCTCTCCCTTGTTATTCTATAGTAAATTCagtttattttttctctccaaCCAAATTCTTGTTTCAATTAACTGTTTAAGTTTGGAACTGTAATAGAGCAGGGTCCTTGTTTCTGCTGTCTGATAAGGGTAGaaggttggggggaggggggagggagggaaggaTAACTGGCTTGAGTGAGTTCAAAACTTCCTCTTGTGGTTGTCACTGAAACAGTGTTGAAAAAGACAAATAAACAAGTCTGACCTTGCTTTGGGGACCTagagatggggaaagagattaGTGCGACCCAAGAAGTGGGACCTAAACTAGGCTCAGAATAtggcttctttttttcttccagaCATTTATTTAATATGCACAGTGCTTTTACTCTGACTTTTGCAGATAGCCACTGAATTTTATCTGTCTGTACTAGTGGATTGATGAAGGAAACAATTCATCAACATGGCATTTCTATGATTTTAAAGACCTTGGTCCTTGAGGCTTTGACAATCTACTTTGTCAAGTTAGGTTTCATATTTTGGTTAGATAATAAAAGTAATTGTAAAGATTAGGATTTGGCATAGGTTAATTGGATTGATAGATGGAGTAACAAATAGATTTGATTAGGGCTTTGTCGATGGCCTGAGTATCACCAGAAATGGGGCTATCAAACAGGACTGTTATATGGGTAAAGGATGTTGGTAGAATAGACTAATTACTTGAGAAAAGGGAAAGCAGTAGAGATACTAAAGGCTATGAGGAGAAACAACCAGATCATCCAAGTGGACTGATCAGGTTCACGAAGGGAAATGGAAGTTTCTGTAGCTCTTCACTCCATTCGTTGGATGTGATCTTCACATCACTAGAGATTTCAgatttaaatatgaaaaaagaaGCCAAGAAAATAGCTTCAAGAAGGTCTCTCCTCAGCTAAGAGAAGTGCTTGAAAATTTTGATAGAATGTTTTTTCTAGGCTGGCAGATCTAGAGGATATCTCTCTAGACCGGCACCAAGTTTTTCCAACATGgaagggtgatgtggcaatttcaACCGTATATATACCTAGGAAATGAATAGATTagcaaaattttaaatttcagactCTGATTCAGTCATGTATCCTCCCATGTAATTGCATGTTCCATTGTATTTTCAGCCATCCCTTTCTTGTTAGAAAAGTTCCATTTTTTTTCACTGGATTTTCAGAGCTTTATTTTTCCACTTGGCCACCTCCATttttggctgaaacttgacatgttaGCAGTGGACCTTGGGGTGTACTTATTCACAAAATTTCAGTTCTATCCAATCTGCCGTGTGGCATATACTCTGGACATGCTAGACTAGAAACAATGTTGAACTTGGTTACCATTTTTTCCTGAGAAGGTGGCTGCTGGCATTCTTGTGcctgcttgataaccttaccagaaacagtttctggtgtttttccattctgagaaacggaaaaacacctaaaaagtgcttGATAAACAGTGCTCCGTAGAAAttgtttttgggtgaataaatcaaaatttatgagctgtggaagacttttgacagaacatgtctaacatgttctgtcgtttctCAGCACAAATTTACAAACTTGTTCCTGATAAAATCTATACCTAAGCACTCTCGCTCACTCGCTCACTCGCTCTCTTGGCTGTCGCAGGCAGAGTCTTGGAGAGGGTTGCAGGTTGTCACAGGCAGGGTTTGCTTTTCTCTCAAATCTGAAGTCCTCTCCTTCTTGCTTTCTCCCTTCTTTGTTTACTCTTCTGAAACTAAaatctctatctctatctctcgATCATGGCGGGTGAGAAGGAGCTCAAGAAACAGAGATTCTATCTTTGTTTCGTGTATAAAACGACCCCCAAAACCAAGAACTGTGAACTTCCTTCCAAGCCTTCTTCACAAACCGAAGAGAAgaatatctttcttcttctgcttctttctagagttaggtttagggtttcccGTCTCTGGAATAGTTTTTAGTCTCTCCAAGAGATAGATTCCTTCAATTTGTTTACTAGGTTTTAGCTTTGGTTTTCACCAATAAAGGGGAATTTGTTGTATGTATATTTTGTTTGGGAATTAAGTCGGAATTGAAGAGAAATTGTAGAAAATTTCTCCTTGTTTTCTGTGAGCTGTTCTTTGGGTTctattggagaggattatttgtTTATGATTTTCACCATTATTGATGGTTCATAGTTTTTCGTGTAATAATTCGATCAGGGCATCCTTGATATTGTTCTTACTAGGATTTCTCTTTGCTTTTTCTGTAAATCCACTGAAAGCAATCGAAGCGATGAAGGTCCATCTAGCTCCAAAGAAACGGAACATTTGCTTCGATTTGCTtcttctggagaggttcaggTGCTTCGATTTGCTTCTTCTCGAGAGATTCTCTTTTTCCAGTCAATGCAACGGGATTCGAAAAGCTCGGTTCAGATCTACGGACAAGAAGGCGTTTTTGAAGCAGCTTTGGCAGCTTCAAATTTCAATATTCCGACGGAGATTCTTGTTTTTGTCACTTTTCAGTGATTTTCGCGGAAGAGCGGCGCGCTTTGCAAGGTGAAAAGCCTGAAGAAGAGTTTCGGATACTTCTTCCAATCATTCCGAGTTTTCCCGTGTCTTGAACAGAGCACTTGCAGATGCTCTGATCAGCAAGAGGcgtgcaaaaaataaaaaaggttggTGCAAGAAGGAGTTGGGCTCTGgtttctgttgttgttgttgaagggTTTGAGAGACGAAGGTGGAGGAGGGAGGAAGTTGGAGTGTAGGAGGGTGGTGGGTGTGTGTTTTGGGAGAGAAATGGGGCGAGCCAATGCCATTTTGGGGCttattttggggttgggagaaGCAGGCAAGAGGATAAGAAATTGCAGAGGGAGTCTCTTGGGAACAAatttccagaacaggtttaccaagcgggtaaaaaacggtttctcagcaaagaaaatgaaaaaactgtgCTGGGAAAGAAAAAGCTGTTTTGGTGTTTCCCAGCACAgttccagaacagaaacacctggTAAGCTTATCAAGCGGGCCCCTTATTACTCAATTCGTTTCTGCTCCGCTTTAACTTGCCGATATTTTTACCAAAGGTCATGCTTGTGCTTCATTTCTATCTCTCCGGATCCAAGCCTGGTGTTCATAATCATTCCTACCTTCGCTTGAGGGGGAGTGATAAGGATAGAGTTTGTACTCCTCACACAAGACAACTGGAGGGAGGAGGAAATCAAGCAGATAATCAGGCcttatttgtttttatgtttaagATACTTGAATCCTCCATTTATTATGTTCTGAACGGATAGGCATTCTAATCCATGAAAATTCACATTCTCATCCATAAATTAAGCTgtcttttgggtaatttttttcCTGGTCCATTTTTATACATCCAAACAAACCAGGCATGGATATTGGAAGTCACTACTTTATTGACTTGCTTGTCACATACCAAAACCGTGCCATTTTTCAAGATGTATCTGCTGCATTTTTTCTATCTTCaaacctctttttttgttttttcttttcaggTTTGTAGTTTACTTTAGTCCTCTAAGTTTTTTCCCCTTATGGAGTCATTCATTAAGGACTTATGCATGGCAGGGTGGTGCAGGCACTTGGAGCGATGGAAAACTAGTAACTAGAATTGGAAGGAACAGCGACAGTGTTTTGGCTGTAAGTATCTGGATTCCATCCTGGTCTTTTCGTATTTTCTTCCATGCTGATGAGGGGAACTAGATAGTTCGTGTTGAAATACTTCCTCTCAAACCTTTGGCAAGGTGGCTGTGCTGGCCTGTGGATACATGAACTGACCTTGAAGATCAGTTGCATATTATATTCCTGTAAATGCTTAGAGCAATGATTCTCCTGCTTCTAGGCGTAGCATGTATATTATTATTCTAATCAATTTAGCTGTACAAGTTTGTGAGCTTCTATTATCCTTTATCATTTATTTTCCTCCCTTTTGGTGCAAAGCTCCTTTCAGCTGTACATATTCTATCTTTATTCATTTGTTGGTTTCTCATCATTAAATGAGTGGAGTTCACTTCTTTCCTGTCAGGTTATGAAAACATTGGTTCAATTTGGAGCACCACCAAACATCCTGGTTGATGGAAAACCTCATCTGGGAACAGATAGATTAATCCCATTACTGCGCAACTTCCGACAACATCTACTGGACTTGGGTGTGAGTGGCATATTTTTGCATCTCTAATTAGAAACAAATGCATGCTTTTAGGTTTACAGTTGTTTAGAAGTCTAGTTACCCTAGGCAATTGTCTTGCTTACGCATAGCCCCAGTAACGTGAACATTAAAGCTTTTCTGAAAGTTTCCAGTACCTTCTTGTTGAATATGATAATGAAAGAACAGATAATCATAAACATGAGTTAGATATCTATCTAAGCTTACATTTGGTAACTGATTGTTTTATTCATTTTACTTGACCCAaggtttgaagaaaaaaatgatgaaatttGGCCAaatgttttggtttttccaagggtTGAAATTGgcaaaatatttcagttttccAGGAGTGAAATCCCCCCCTACTTGAAACATTGTTTCTTACATACAAATAAAGCAATATGGTACCACTTAAAATACATATCTAGTAGATGTACAGGgcaaaaaattaatattaagaCCAAAGGAGGAGAGTCTAAAATTCAATTTGCCTATTATGGTCACCTGTGCAAAGATTTTTAATGATGACATGCCTATCTGTTTCACCTTCATTCCCATGAATGTCCAAGTTGTGCAGTCTGATCACTCTAGTTATTGTAATCCCGTTTCTTGATTTCATTTATCTAGGTCACTATCAAGTTTGGGACGAGGGTAGACGATCTGCTAGTAGAGAATGGACAGGTTGTAGGAGTAAGAGTTTCAGATACAAGAGATGAATTGCTTTCCAGTAGCCAGAACTTGGGATGTGATGCAGTTGTTCTCGCCGTTGGGCACTCTGCTCGTGATATATATGAGATGCTTCTTTCTCACCATGTTAACTTGGTCCCAAAAGATTTTTCTGTAAGTTCCTAAAGATTTAATGAAATTATTTGTGTGTGAGCATGTTTTGTATTGTGTATTCAGGCTTTCATTCAATCTTGAGTATGTTTGGTATTGTGTATTCAGGCTTACATTCAATCTCCAGATACTTTAGAAAAAGgatggttttttgtttcttttcctattttcccTTCTTGTTTTCCCTTGTTGCTGTTAGAATTTGAAAATATATACTATATTTCAAATCTCTGTTTTCTTAAACTTTAAAGTAGAAAAAACTGAGAAGATACGATAAAAAAATCTGATTATTTGAGACCACCTTTCTACTCCAGTGATATGCTGCTCTAAAAGTAGTAATTCTCTTGAAGAATGAACTGAATCATGTGGCTTTGTCATATTATTGTCTTGAAGTATATGGCAGGGATCTTTTGGGAAGAAAAATTGTTTCTATCCTGGATTGATAAAAGGCCATATTACACTCTGCCAGATTTCTGATCATTTTGTGTTAGTCTAGTGTTGAATGTACTTTAAAATTGGCTATTTTATTTCACACTTTATCAAGTGCTATTGTACTTTTCTTATGCTTTTGC containing:
- the LOC122646283 gene encoding uncharacterized protein Cbei_0202 isoform X2 — protein: MAMAAKALPMYLYPSNSSFRFRYPELKPSIFPFKILRIQCAKRSERKGKLRYPSEKKKLKLKNKTLTDVKSKDEGFWRLSKLGVPVHKDPGKDYLGISDALLEEIAKVLEFPVASMLPPEAFTVIRKSFDARKLLKEPKFVYTVHMDVKKLLDLEPRMWDFVSQLEPEVGLVEHMPHERVTGDLISIIRDFQRTDEGKGLESDHSIFSEGSCRFGTTEKPKIVVVGSGPSGLFASLVLVELGAQVTLIERGQAVEQRGRDIGALIVRRILQLESNFCFGEGGAGTWSDGKLVTRIGRNSDSVLAVMKTLVQFGAPPNILVDGKPHLGTDRLIPLLRNFRQHLLDVTIKFGTRVDDLLVENGQVVGVRVSDTRDELLSSSQNLGCDAVVLAVGHSARDIYEMLLSHHVNLVPKDFSVGLRIEHPQELINRMLYSAFATEVQKGRGKVPVADYKVVNYVDEGDIRTVTSSDETSRSCYSFCMCPGGQVVLTSTNPAELCINGMSFSRRASRWANAALVVSVSSKDFEALGCYGPLAGVEFQKEFERRAAEMGGGNFVVPVQAVNDFLENKLSVTSVPPSSYRLGVKASNLHELFPSHITEALQHSISMFDKELPGFISNDALLHGVETRTSSPVKIPRNVDTYESMSLKGLYPIGEGAGYAGGIVSASVDGLYAGFAVAKNFGLFKGDIELILGKASRHTGFVKY
- the LOC122646283 gene encoding uncharacterized protein Cbei_0202 isoform X1; translated protein: MAMAAKALPMYLYPSNSSFRFRYPELKPSIFPFKILRIQCAKRSERKGKLRYPSEKKKLKLKNKTLTDVKSKDEGFWRLSKLGVPVHKDPGKDYLGISDALLEEIAKVLEFPVASMLPPEAFTVIRKSFDARKLLKEPKFVYTVHMDVKKLLDLEPRMWDFVSQLEPEVGLVEHMPHERVTGDLISIIRDFQRTDEGKGLESDHSIFSEGSCRFGTTEKPKIVVVGSGPSGLFASLVLVELGAQVTLIERGQAVEQRGRDIGALIVRRILQLESNFCFGEGGAGTWSDGKLVTRIGRNSDSVLAVMKTLVQFGAPPNILVDGKPHLGTDRLIPLLRNFRQHLLDLGVTIKFGTRVDDLLVENGQVVGVRVSDTRDELLSSSQNLGCDAVVLAVGHSARDIYEMLLSHHVNLVPKDFSVGLRIEHPQELINRMLYSAFATEVQKGRGKVPVADYKVVNYVDEGDIRTVTSSDETSRSCYSFCMCPGGQVVLTSTNPAELCINGMSFSRRASRWANAALVVSVSSKDFEALGCYGPLAGVEFQKEFERRAAEMGGGNFVVPVQAVNDFLENKLSVTSVPPSSYRLGVKASNLHELFPSHITEALQHSISMFDKELPGFISNDALLHGVETRTSSPVKIPRNVDTYESMSLKGLYPIGEGAGYAGGIVSASVDGLYAGFAVAKNFGLFKGDIELILGKASRHTGFVKY
- the LOC122646283 gene encoding uncharacterized protein Cbei_0202 isoform X4, which translates into the protein MAMAAKALPMYLYPSNSSFRFRYPELKPSIFPFKILRIQCAKRSERKGKLRYPSEKKKLKLKNKTLTDVKSKDEGFWRLSKLGVPVHKDPGKDYLGISDALLEEIAKVLEFPVASMLPPEAFTVIRKSFDARKLLKEPKFVYTVHMDVKKLLDLEPRMWDFVSQLEPEVGLVEHMPHERVTGDLISIIRDFQRTDEGKGLESTWSDGKLVTRIGRNSDSVLAVMKTLVQFGAPPNILVDGKPHLGTDRLIPLLRNFRQHLLDLGVTIKFGTRVDDLLVENGQVVGVRVSDTRDELLSSSQNLGCDAVVLAVGHSARDIYEMLLSHHVNLVPKDFSVGLRIEHPQELINRMLYSAFATEVQKGRGKVPVADYKVVNYVDEGDIRTVTSSDETSRSCYSFCMCPGGQVVLTSTNPAELCINGMSFSRRASRWANAALVVSVSSKDFEALGCYGPLAGVEFQKEFERRAAEMGGGNFVVPVQAVNDFLENKLSVTSVPPSSYRLGVKASNLHELFPSHITEALQHSISMFDKELPGFISNDALLHGVETRTSSPVKIPRNVDTYESMSLKGLYPIGEGAGYAGGIVSASVDGLYAGFAVAKNFGLFKGDIELILGKASRHTGFVKY
- the LOC122646283 gene encoding uncharacterized protein Cbei_0202 isoform X3, whose amino-acid sequence is MAMAAKALPMYLYPSNSSFRFRYPELKPSIFPFKILRIQCAKRSERKGKLRYPSEKKKLKLKNKTLTDVKSKDEGFWRLSKLGVPVHKDPGKDYLGISDALLEEIAKVLEFPVASMLPPEAFTVIRKSFDARKLLKEPKFVYTVHMDVKKLLDLEPRMWDFVSQLEPEVGLVEHMPHERVTGDLISIIRDFQRTDEGKGLESDHSIFSEGSCRFGTTEKPKIVVVGSGPSGLFASLVLVELGAQVTLIERGQAVEQRGRDIGALIVRRILQLESNFCFGEGGAGTWSDGKLVTRIGRNSDSVLAVMKTLVQFGAPPNILVDGKPHLGTDRLIPLLRNFRQHLLDLGVTIKFGTRVDDLLVENGQVVGVRVSDTRDELLSSSQNLGCDAVVLAVGHSARDIYEMLLSHHVNLVPKDFSVGLRIEHPQELINRMLYSAFATEVQKGRGKVPVADYKVVNYVDEGDIRTVTSSDETSRSCYSFCMCPGGQVVLTSTNPAELCINGMSFSRRASRWANAALVVSVSSKDFEALGCYGPLAGVEFQKEFERRAAEMGGGNFVVPVQAVNDFLENKLSVTSVPPSSYRLGVKASNLHELFPSHITEALQHSISMFDKETRTSSPVKIPRNVDTYESMSLKGLYPIGEGAGYAGGIVSASVDGLYAGFAVAKNFGLFKGDIELILGKASRHTGFVKY